A DNA window from Litorivicinus lipolyticus contains the following coding sequences:
- a CDS encoding sensor histidine kinase, protein MTKTKKVRQQVIGFWWRRIMLPATLVLAAVVYGFGLSQYEIRLQQALAQHQRTVGETAVQLLIGVGRSIDLLVSMRREGSVVETLFSDENVAPSDGVFQGVIGRRRAVDQVRWIDENGDERLRLQRLTDDSVVRVPQDQLQNKLDRDYFQAALSMQPSWVWLSTIDLNEENGVVEQPVLPTLRLVTPIQDPSGRARGILVINERAYEYLDLVRRLAVADEHAYLVDQRGDYLVAPEFNKQWGRQLGHGASFATENPDGWAAVQSANEGVISTPSGYVAWQRVNTIEQQRRDVRLLAPDLTVMSVISRDQLAVMQADVRNVWLAVFTITWLVLAVGVHRWASLVDRNRRIRYLGKLEQAANADRDLRIARDAIEAAEGHARTLQRSNRDLDNFAFVAAHDLRSPVRSIRTYVDLLAEDAGDELSAVSREYVERLKGLSLDLDALLDGLVRYARVGRDESSPIRLALGALIAEIGREVLDARFTLDVEADDTVVLPRSVVDLIFRQLFLNVVHHHSRDQGRIRVRSARQGAFVRVSVADDGDGIGPEHWETVFGVFSTLSNKAERPGLGLALVRRAVESQGGEVWIEDSTSEGTTFVITLPADASIDSAQAGAARR, encoded by the coding sequence ATGACGAAAACAAAAAAAGTCCGCCAGCAGGTCATTGGCTTCTGGTGGCGCCGAATTATGCTGCCCGCGACCCTGGTATTGGCCGCTGTGGTCTACGGATTTGGGTTGTCGCAGTACGAAATTCGGCTGCAGCAGGCACTGGCACAACACCAACGCACGGTCGGCGAAACCGCTGTCCAGTTGCTGATTGGTGTAGGCCGTTCGATCGATCTGTTGGTGTCGATGCGTCGCGAGGGCTCGGTGGTCGAGACCCTGTTCAGCGACGAGAACGTCGCTCCATCGGACGGCGTGTTTCAAGGCGTGATTGGCCGCCGCCGTGCCGTCGACCAGGTTCGCTGGATTGACGAAAACGGTGATGAGCGCTTGCGCTTGCAACGCTTGACCGACGACAGCGTGGTGCGCGTGCCCCAGGACCAACTGCAAAACAAACTCGACCGCGACTATTTCCAGGCCGCGCTGTCGATGCAGCCGAGCTGGGTCTGGCTATCGACCATCGATTTGAATGAAGAAAACGGCGTGGTTGAGCAACCCGTGTTGCCGACGTTGCGCCTGGTCACGCCGATTCAAGACCCGAGCGGTCGAGCGCGTGGCATCCTGGTGATCAATGAACGTGCGTACGAGTACCTTGACCTGGTGCGCCGCTTGGCGGTGGCCGACGAGCACGCTTATTTGGTCGACCAGCGCGGGGATTACCTAGTCGCGCCCGAATTTAATAAGCAGTGGGGCCGCCAGCTCGGCCACGGCGCGTCGTTTGCAACTGAAAATCCGGACGGCTGGGCGGCTGTCCAAAGCGCCAACGAAGGCGTCATCAGTACCCCTTCCGGCTATGTTGCGTGGCAGCGCGTCAATACGATCGAGCAGCAACGCCGTGACGTGCGGTTGCTGGCGCCGGACTTGACCGTGATGAGCGTCATCAGCCGCGATCAGTTGGCGGTCATGCAAGCCGACGTTCGCAACGTTTGGTTAGCGGTGTTTACGATTACCTGGCTGGTGCTGGCGGTTGGCGTTCACCGCTGGGCGAGTTTGGTTGATCGCAATCGTCGAATTCGATACCTCGGTAAACTGGAACAGGCTGCGAATGCGGATCGTGACCTTAGAATCGCCCGCGACGCCATCGAGGCGGCCGAGGGCCACGCCCGCACGCTGCAGCGCAGTAACCGCGACTTGGACAACTTCGCCTTTGTCGCAGCCCACGACTTACGCTCCCCCGTGCGCTCGATCCGGACCTACGTCGATTTGCTGGCCGAGGACGCCGGGGATGAGTTGTCCGCCGTTTCGCGCGAATATGTGGAGCGGTTAAAAGGCTTAAGCCTGGATTTGGATGCGCTGCTGGACGGTCTGGTTCGCTACGCCCGGGTCGGTCGTGACGAGTCGTCGCCGATTCGGTTGGCGCTGGGCGCCCTGATCGCCGAGATCGGCCGTGAGGTGTTGGACGCGCGTTTCACGCTCGATGTCGAGGCCGACGACACGGTTGTTTTGCCGCGTTCGGTGGTCGACCTGATTTTTCGGCAGTTATTTCTCAATGTGGTTCATCATCACTCTCGCGACCAGGGCCGAATCCGCGTTCGTAGCGCGCGGCAGGGCGCGTTCGTTCGGGTGTCGGTGGCGGATGACGGCGACGGGATCGGTCCGGAGCATTGGGAAACCGTGTTTGGGGTGTTCTCGACGCTGTCCAACAAGGCCGAGCGGCCAGGGTTGGGGTTGGCGTTGGTCCGTCGTGCGGTCGAAAGCCAAGGCGGCGAGGTGTGGATCGAAGACAGCACCAGCGAGGGCACGACCTTTGTGATTACTTTGCCGGCGGACGCGTCTATAGACAGTGCTCAGGCCGGGGCAGCCCGGCGATAA
- a CDS encoding Bax inhibitor-1/YccA family protein produces the protein MSEERVIAATTTATSERGIEVSKVLRQTYLLLGMTLAFSAAMTAVAVSVGAQPINWIVSLVVMIGLLFALQAKRNSVMALPLVFAFTGWMGWSLGPMVAMVLGSAGGSGILFNATAGTAIIFFALSAYAVTTGRDFSFLRGFLMTGLIVCLLAMVAAFFMNMPALHLAISGALILLASGFILFDTSNIVNGGETNYVMATVSLYINIYMLFSNLLAIMGVMGSDD, from the coding sequence ATGAGTGAAGAACGCGTCATAGCAGCCACGACGACTGCAACCAGCGAGCGTGGCATCGAAGTCAGTAAAGTACTGCGTCAAACCTACCTGCTGCTGGGCATGACATTGGCCTTCAGCGCGGCCATGACAGCCGTCGCCGTCAGTGTTGGCGCGCAACCGATCAACTGGATCGTGTCACTGGTTGTGATGATTGGTTTGTTGTTTGCTCTGCAAGCGAAGCGAAACAGTGTCATGGCGCTGCCGTTAGTGTTTGCCTTTACCGGTTGGATGGGCTGGTCATTGGGGCCGATGGTCGCCATGGTCTTGGGTAGCGCCGGCGGTTCGGGCATTTTGTTCAACGCCACCGCAGGCACCGCGATTATCTTTTTCGCCTTGTCCGCTTACGCGGTGACCACCGGTCGCGATTTCAGCTTCCTGCGTGGGTTCCTGATGACTGGCTTGATTGTCTGCTTGTTGGCTATGGTCGCGGCATTCTTCATGAACATGCCGGCACTGCACCTCGCCATCAGCGGCGCCCTGATCCTGCTGGCATCGGGTTTCATCCTGTTTGACACCTCGAACATCGTCAACGGTGGTGAAACCAACTACGTCATGGCCACGGTTAGCCTGTACATCAACATCTACATGCTGTTCTCGAACCTGCTCGCCATCATGGGCGTCATGGGCAGCGACGACTAA
- a CDS encoding DsrE family protein, with product MTTLRLVIHAPTPEALDRGIRNLANFRRDQPGAEVELVVTGTAVRRAIALELDDPALRVCANSIATQMADVPADWETVPAAVSYLAQRQMHGWAYFRA from the coding sequence ATGACAACACTACGATTGGTCATCCACGCACCGACCCCCGAAGCGCTCGACCGTGGCATTCGCAACCTGGCCAACTTTCGCCGCGACCAGCCCGGCGCCGAAGTCGAGCTGGTGGTCACCGGTACCGCGGTGCGCCGAGCCATCGCATTAGAGCTGGACGACCCGGCGTTGCGCGTGTGCGCCAATTCGATCGCCACCCAGATGGCCGATGTGCCGGCTGATTGGGAGACCGTTCCCGCCGCGGTCAGCTACCTAGCACAGCGACAAATGCACGGTTGGGCATACTTCAGGGCTTAG
- a CDS encoding ABC transporter substrate-binding protein, with the protein MKPLFSIAAAAALTLSSWVSADPIEVGYMPILPVAQLFVGVEQGALTTLAPDAKLIQFQNGPAMVQALLGGQLDIAYLGIGPAMVARAKGADIKVVASNIVEQISFVAQPELVAAFASGDRAGAFARFTETHGRAPIIATFPRGSVPETVLQYWLQNGLGIDDSGIQIVHQGAAAVQQSLLTGAVDGAAILEPVVSTTLARVKGAEVIAAGAELFPNQPGAVLVVREGLIAANPALVRAWVADHAAATEALRNDPAAANAVQKYVGGGRLPMALVETALVRSQASFVADPRAIVDGTRVMHDFQASQGTLKAKVDLDALFDLQFYPAP; encoded by the coding sequence ATGAAACCCCTATTCTCGATCGCTGCCGCGGCAGCCCTCACCCTGTCCAGCTGGGTGTCCGCGGACCCTATTGAAGTGGGTTACATGCCCATTCTGCCAGTCGCCCAACTTTTTGTCGGTGTCGAGCAGGGCGCGCTGACGACGCTGGCACCCGATGCCAAGTTGATCCAGTTTCAAAACGGTCCGGCCATGGTCCAGGCGCTGTTAGGCGGCCAGCTAGATATTGCGTACCTAGGCATCGGTCCGGCCATGGTCGCCCGGGCCAAGGGTGCCGACATCAAGGTTGTTGCCTCGAACATCGTCGAACAAATCAGCTTTGTCGCTCAGCCTGAACTGGTAGCCGCGTTTGCCAGCGGCGATCGCGCCGGGGCGTTTGCACGCTTCACTGAAACCCATGGGCGGGCGCCTATTATTGCGACCTTTCCGCGCGGCAGTGTGCCGGAAACGGTCTTGCAGTACTGGTTGCAAAACGGCTTGGGCATTGACGACAGCGGAATTCAAATTGTCCATCAAGGCGCCGCGGCGGTTCAGCAGTCATTGCTGACCGGTGCGGTTGATGGCGCTGCGATCTTGGAGCCGGTGGTGTCGACCACGTTGGCGCGGGTCAAGGGCGCCGAGGTGATTGCGGCGGGCGCTGAATTGTTTCCCAACCAACCCGGCGCGGTGCTGGTGGTGCGCGAGGGCTTAATTGCGGCCAACCCAGCGCTGGTGCGGGCGTGGGTGGCGGATCACGCGGCGGCGACCGAGGCCTTGCGTAACGATCCGGCGGCGGCGAACGCGGTCCAAAAGTACGTCGGTGGTGGGCGCTTGCCGATGGCACTGGTAGAAACGGCCTTGGTGCGCAGCCAAGCGTCGTTCGTCGCCGACCCGCGTGCCATCGTCGATGGAACCCGGGTCATGCACGACTTTCAAGCCAGCCAGGGCACGCTCAAGGCCAAGGTCGACCTGGACGCTTTGTTTGACCTGCAATTTTACCCGGCGCCCTAG
- a CDS encoding ABC transporter ATP-binding protein, producing MAALINIQALRWRYELAAQPLFDGLNLQIKPNEFVAIVGGSGVGKSTLLRLVNGLIQAESGGVKVNSPAPAGGRTHAMVFQDARLLPWRRVAGNIRFALGGMGLARAEVDRRVDRVLALTGLTEFAQRWPHQLSGGQAQRVGIARALAVNPSILLMDEPFSAIDALTRSALQQELLALWQKTDSAVLFVTHDIDEAVVLADRVIVLGGAPAHVVCDEAVGLARPRDRQTSQFHQRVAYFAQALTRT from the coding sequence ATGGCGGCCCTGATTAATATCCAAGCCCTGCGCTGGCGCTATGAGTTAGCCGCGCAGCCGCTGTTTGACGGTTTGAATTTACAGATCAAGCCCAACGAATTTGTCGCCATTGTCGGCGGCTCCGGTGTCGGTAAATCGACGCTGCTGCGTTTGGTCAATGGGCTGATTCAAGCTGAAAGCGGTGGCGTAAAAGTCAATTCGCCGGCCCCGGCGGGTGGTCGCACCCATGCCATGGTGTTTCAAGACGCGCGATTGCTGCCGTGGCGGCGCGTGGCTGGCAATATCCGCTTTGCCCTGGGCGGTATGGGGTTGGCGCGCGCCGAGGTCGACCGCCGTGTTGACCGTGTGCTGGCGCTGACCGGCTTGACCGAGTTTGCCCAGCGTTGGCCGCACCAGTTATCCGGCGGTCAGGCCCAACGCGTCGGGATCGCACGGGCGTTGGCGGTTAACCCATCGATACTGTTAATGGATGAACCCTTTAGCGCGATTGATGCGCTGACCCGCAGTGCCTTGCAGCAGGAGCTATTGGCGCTGTGGCAAAAGACCGACAGCGCGGTCTTATTCGTCACCCACGATATTGATGAGGCGGTCGTTTTGGCCGACCGTGTGATCGTATTAGGCGGGGCGCCGGCCCATGTCGTGTGCGATGAAGCGGTTGGCCTGGCGCGGCCGCGTGATCGACAAACCTCACAATTCCACCAACGGGTGGCTTACTTTGCACAGGCACTGACACGCACATGA
- a CDS encoding TusE/DsrC/DsvC family sulfur relay protein: protein MVNRDDHGYLLDHADWTPAIAEQLATEQSICLGPAHWELIESIQAFYAAFEHSPSNRPLAKWIRTRHGADKASTLYLLNLFPTSPPKQLALIAGLPRPEHCL from the coding sequence GTGGTAAACCGGGACGATCATGGGTACCTGCTGGACCACGCCGACTGGACACCGGCCATCGCCGAGCAGTTGGCCACCGAGCAATCGATTTGCCTGGGTCCGGCGCACTGGGAGTTGATTGAATCCATTCAGGCGTTTTATGCCGCCTTCGAACACAGTCCCTCCAACCGACCGCTGGCCAAATGGATCCGCACTCGCCACGGAGCCGACAAGGCATCGACGCTATATTTGCTCAACCTATTCCCGACCAGCCCACCGAAACAGTTGGCGCTTATCGCCGGGCTGCCCCGGCCTGAGCACTGTCTATAG
- a CDS encoding ABC transporter permease produces the protein MRRVLNASGWALLGLVAFVALWKWAGVAGWTQAGTMPDPFLVPAAIIDEYQSGRLWPALLSSLTHYGWGLGLGTVLGFTVGAAAATQLRFDQIHAGLARILRPIPPLAWVVFAIAWFGVSHAGAAFVIAIGVFWVNYFATYSACKNTDPRYREMAQSFGHRGYFKQTFSIILPEASPGILAGVRTGVGQAWMTLIAAELLGVPGMGQEMNAAAGVGAYEAVVAYMLAISLVYSLTDGVFSQLQRRLLIWRP, from the coding sequence ATGCGTCGGGTGCTAAACGCGTCTGGTTGGGCCTTGCTTGGCCTGGTCGCCTTTGTCGCGCTATGGAAGTGGGCGGGTGTCGCCGGTTGGACCCAAGCTGGGACCATGCCGGACCCGTTTTTAGTGCCGGCTGCGATTATTGACGAATATCAGTCAGGGCGTTTGTGGCCGGCGCTGCTGTCGTCGTTGACGCATTATGGCTGGGGCTTGGGGCTGGGCACGGTGCTAGGGTTTACGGTCGGCGCGGCGGCGGCGACCCAACTCCGGTTCGACCAAATACATGCCGGGTTGGCGCGTATTTTGCGGCCGATACCGCCCTTGGCCTGGGTCGTTTTTGCGATCGCTTGGTTTGGCGTTAGTCACGCCGGCGCCGCATTTGTGATCGCCATCGGGGTCTTTTGGGTTAACTATTTTGCGACCTATAGCGCCTGTAAAAACACCGATCCACGGTACCGCGAAATGGCCCAGTCGTTTGGCCATCGCGGGTATTTTAAGCAGACCTTTAGCATCATCCTGCCCGAAGCCAGTCCGGGTATTTTGGCGGGCGTACGGACCGGGGTTGGCCAGGCCTGGATGACCTTGATCGCGGCGGAATTGCTGGGTGTGCCGGGTATGGGCCAGGAAATGAACGCCGCCGCCGGCGTCGGGGCCTATGAGGCCGTGGTCGCCTATATGTTGGCGATTAGCCTGGTCTACAGCCTGACTGACGGCGTCTTTTCTCAACTCCAGCGGAGGCTCTTAATATGGCGGCCCTGA
- the galE gene encoding UDP-glucose 4-epimerase GalE, which yields MKVLVTGGAGYIGTHCLVELIKAGITPVVYDNLCNASLESLARVERISGQAVAFVQGDIRDPDALTALFKAHRFDAVLHLAGLKAVGESVAKPLEYYDNNVVGTLRLLEAMTAQGCVNLVFSSSATVYGDPQALPIDEEQPIGATTNPYGTSKYQIERMLADWACATPDARVIALRYFNPVGAHPSGLIGEDPKGIPNNLMPYVQQVAAGKLQRLSVYGDDYDTADGTGVRDYLHVVDLAQGHLAALRKLTTMAAGKTAVNLGTGIGLSVLQLVRAFEAACGASLNYQVVARRPGDIAACYADPAHAQEWLGWRAQLGLPQMCEDAWRWQSSNPSGYADT from the coding sequence ATGAAGGTTTTAGTCACCGGCGGTGCCGGCTATATAGGCACCCATTGTTTGGTCGAGCTGATCAAAGCCGGCATCACGCCAGTGGTATACGACAACTTATGCAATGCGTCACTGGAATCCCTGGCCCGGGTTGAACGCATCAGCGGCCAGGCCGTGGCCTTCGTCCAAGGCGACATCCGCGACCCCGACGCCCTGACCGCCCTATTCAAAGCACATCGCTTTGACGCTGTTTTGCACCTGGCCGGACTAAAAGCCGTCGGTGAGTCGGTCGCCAAGCCGCTCGAATACTACGACAACAATGTGGTTGGCACGCTGCGCCTGCTTGAAGCGATGACCGCACAGGGATGCGTCAATCTGGTGTTTAGCTCGTCCGCCACTGTCTACGGTGATCCGCAAGCGCTGCCGATTGACGAGGAACAGCCAATCGGCGCGACCACCAACCCCTACGGCACCAGCAAATATCAAATCGAACGCATGCTAGCCGACTGGGCCTGCGCCACACCCGACGCCCGGGTCATTGCGCTGCGCTACTTTAACCCGGTCGGTGCCCACCCCAGCGGCTTAATCGGCGAAGACCCCAAGGGTATTCCGAACAACCTGATGCCCTATGTTCAACAGGTCGCCGCCGGCAAACTGCAACGGCTCAGCGTCTACGGCGATGACTACGACACCGCCGACGGCACCGGCGTGCGCGACTACCTGCATGTGGTCGATTTGGCCCAGGGACATTTGGCGGCACTGCGTAAACTGACCACTATGGCCGCGGGCAAAACCGCGGTCAATTTGGGGACTGGCATTGGCCTTAGCGTGCTGCAACTGGTACGTGCATTCGAGGCCGCCTGTGGGGCGTCACTGAATTATCAGGTTGTGGCACGGCGCCCCGGCGACATAGCCGCCTGCTATGCCGACCCGGCGCACGCCCAAGAATGGCTCGGATGGCGCGCTCAACTAGGCCTGCCCCAGATGTGCGAGGACGCGTGGCGCTGGCAAAGTAGCAACCCTTCGGGGTACGCTGACACTTGA
- a CDS encoding tRNA threonylcarbamoyladenosine dehydratase, translated as MDLQRFAGIARCYGTDGYARLAQARVCVVGIGGVGSWVAEALARSGVGYLRLIDLDDLCVSNTNRQLPALAGNFGDNKAEAMAARIRLINPACQVEAVADFVTVANVQASLADVDAVIDACDTLMAKQAIVVAAKRLKLPCFVSGAAGGQIDPGQIASADLSKVIQDPLLAKLRRELRAAGWPKDGKKMAVPCVYSTEQPRYPSADGGTQAKRSADAVGGLDCGGGLGASMPVTATFAMHLVALCLARLTR; from the coding sequence ATGGATTTGCAACGTTTTGCGGGGATCGCCCGCTGCTATGGGACCGACGGTTACGCGCGCTTGGCGCAGGCTCGAGTGTGTGTGGTCGGTATTGGTGGCGTCGGCTCCTGGGTCGCCGAGGCCCTCGCCCGAAGCGGCGTCGGGTACCTGCGCCTGATCGACTTGGATGACCTGTGTGTGTCCAATACGAACCGCCAGTTGCCGGCGTTGGCCGGCAATTTTGGCGATAACAAAGCCGAGGCGATGGCCGCGCGTATTCGATTGATTAACCCGGCCTGTCAGGTCGAGGCGGTCGCGGACTTTGTGACTGTCGCCAACGTGCAGGCGTCGCTGGCGGATGTCGATGCGGTGATCGATGCCTGCGACACGCTGATGGCCAAGCAGGCGATCGTGGTCGCCGCCAAACGTCTTAAACTGCCGTGCTTTGTCAGTGGTGCCGCCGGCGGTCAAATTGATCCTGGGCAAATTGCATCGGCGGACCTATCCAAGGTCATCCAGGACCCGCTGTTGGCCAAACTGCGCCGCGAGTTGCGCGCGGCGGGCTGGCCAAAAGACGGCAAAAAAATGGCCGTGCCTTGCGTGTATTCGACCGAACAACCGCGCTACCCATCCGCCGACGGTGGCACCCAAGCGAAACGATCGGCGGACGCGGTGGGCGGGTTGGACTGTGGTGGCGGGCTGGGCGCCAGCATGCCAGTGACGGCGACCTTTGCCATGCACTTGGTTGCGCTGTGCCTGGCGCGCCTGACCCGCTGA
- a CDS encoding DsrE family protein: MIALVISAPWWERSATKAGLDLAMTLASFDLPFELFIQGQACAMQNRNAPKGHPAKALSSLALYGKSAWFTDTPGDWIEGATLVTAADMNARIRACTQVIRL, encoded by the coding sequence ATGATTGCACTGGTGATCAGCGCACCCTGGTGGGAGCGCAGTGCGACCAAGGCCGGGCTGGACCTAGCGATGACGCTGGCCAGTTTTGACCTGCCCTTTGAATTGTTTATTCAGGGACAGGCGTGTGCCATGCAGAACCGCAACGCTCCCAAAGGTCACCCAGCCAAGGCGCTGTCCAGCCTGGCGCTGTATGGCAAGTCGGCGTGGTTCACTGATACACCGGGCGACTGGATCGAGGGCGCCACCCTAGTGACGGCCGCGGACATGAACGCGCGTATTCGCGCCTGCACCCAGGTCATACGGCTATGA
- a CDS encoding LysE family translocator, translating to MTASALVGLFAATLIFAITPGPGTLAVISRGLSRGFGPSFVLGIGLTLGDMIYLWAAMLSLGFIADHAGDLFQWVRWLGGAYLVWIGIQTFRSPPAIMGDGQRIGSGWIKSLIAGCAISCTNPKVMLFYLGFLPVFLDMAALTLADMLWVSLVIEVALLIVLFGISAGAHRLRPLLARGRFGVWINRVAGTTMGGVGVVVAST from the coding sequence ATGACTGCCAGCGCCCTCGTCGGCTTATTTGCCGCCACCCTCATCTTTGCCATTACCCCTGGCCCCGGCACCCTCGCCGTCATTAGCCGCGGCCTATCGCGTGGATTCGGACCGTCGTTCGTGCTCGGCATCGGCTTGACCTTGGGCGACATGATTTACCTGTGGGCGGCCATGCTCTCGCTAGGCTTTATCGCAGACCATGCCGGCGACCTGTTCCAATGGGTGCGCTGGCTCGGTGGCGCCTACCTGGTCTGGATCGGCATCCAAACATTTCGCAGCCCACCGGCGATCATGGGCGACGGCCAGCGGATTGGCAGCGGCTGGATCAAAAGCCTGATCGCCGGCTGTGCTATTAGTTGCACCAACCCGAAAGTGATGTTGTTTTACCTTGGATTTTTACCGGTCTTTTTGGACATGGCGGCATTGACGCTGGCCGACATGCTGTGGGTCAGCCTGGTCATTGAGGTGGCGCTGTTGATCGTGCTGTTTGGCATCTCGGCCGGCGCGCACCGGCTACGACCGTTGTTGGCACGGGGCCGGTTTGGGGTCTGGATCAATCGGGTGGCGGGCACCACCATGGGCGGCGTCGGCGTCGTAGTGGCCAGCACATGA
- a CDS encoding thermonuclease family protein: MKKALKNTLIIGGFAVFVALDRSGLLDQASAPGSAIERELSGTVRVIDGDSLALGATQIRLYGIDAPEGRQRCRDPQGREYACGDDARDYLRALIGTQAIQCVEHDRDAYQRRVSVCSAGGQDLNWLMVESGHAVAYTRFTDRYQRAEDIARANSAGLWRGTFERPERWRANNPR; encoded by the coding sequence ATGAAAAAAGCCCTAAAAAACACCCTGATCATCGGCGGGTTCGCGGTCTTCGTAGCGCTCGATCGCAGCGGCCTGCTGGATCAAGCCTCGGCACCGGGGTCCGCCATCGAGCGCGAATTGTCCGGTACGGTACGGGTGATTGATGGCGATTCGCTGGCGCTTGGCGCGACCCAAATACGGCTGTACGGAATTGATGCCCCCGAAGGCCGTCAACGCTGCCGCGATCCCCAGGGGCGTGAATATGCCTGCGGTGACGATGCCCGCGACTATTTGCGCGCGTTGATCGGCACGCAAGCGATTCAGTGTGTCGAGCACGACCGAGATGCCTATCAGCGGCGGGTCAGTGTGTGCAGCGCCGGCGGTCAGGACCTGAATTGGCTGATGGTGGAGTCAGGGCATGCTGTGGCCTACACCCGCTTTACCGATCGGTACCAGCGTGCAGAGGACATCGCGCGGGCCAACAGCGCCGGATTGTGGCGTGGGACGTTCGAGCGTCCAGAGCGCTGGCGCGCCAACAACCCGCGTTGA
- a CDS encoding DMT family transporter: MPSFHTLVPWLFLGFWSAGYAVAKVGLEYTTPLNLLAFRFAGAVVALTPLVFMLRLTWPAWTSVKALMGTGLFLQVGHFGSVYIGLKLGASAGIMALFAASQPVLIILAGALFRREMPSFKLWLGLAMGLAGAGWVIGIQMDGQTGYLLGALMGFLAVVGLSIGQVIEKQRKLNVHPIMGTWIQYLFAAAVSVPVAFAIEGFHWSTQPAFIVALGYLVVGNSVIGIMLMFSMVRRGSLAQVSAIMFLVPAVGALLAWPIAGEVVPWVAVPGMALAMLGALWTRRVTAQPQA, from the coding sequence ATGCCCTCGTTTCACACCCTCGTGCCCTGGTTGTTTTTGGGCTTTTGGAGTGCTGGCTATGCCGTAGCCAAGGTCGGGTTGGAATACACGACCCCATTAAACCTACTGGCCTTTCGTTTTGCGGGCGCGGTTGTTGCGCTGACGCCGCTGGTATTTATGTTGCGGTTGACTTGGCCGGCTTGGACGTCGGTCAAGGCGCTGATGGGAACCGGATTGTTTTTACAGGTCGGCCATTTCGGCAGTGTCTATATCGGTCTTAAGTTGGGCGCCAGTGCCGGTATCATGGCGTTGTTTGCGGCGTCCCAGCCGGTCTTGATTATTTTGGCCGGTGCATTGTTTCGCCGCGAAATGCCCTCGTTTAAGTTATGGCTAGGGCTGGCCATGGGGTTGGCCGGTGCCGGCTGGGTCATCGGCATCCAAATGGACGGTCAAACCGGGTACCTGCTGGGCGCCTTGATGGGTTTTTTGGCCGTTGTCGGGTTATCGATCGGCCAGGTCATAGAAAAGCAGCGCAAGCTGAACGTTCATCCGATCATGGGGACTTGGATCCAGTACCTATTTGCAGCCGCAGTCAGCGTACCGGTGGCGTTCGCCATCGAGGGCTTTCACTGGTCGACACAGCCTGCGTTTATCGTGGCGCTGGGGTATCTGGTGGTGGGTAATTCGGTGATCGGCATCATGTTGATGTTCAGCATGGTGCGCCGGGGCAGTCTGGCGCAGGTGTCGGCCATCATGTTTTTAGTGCCGGCGGTCGGCGCGCTATTGGCGTGGCCAATTGCAGGGGAAGTGGTGCCTTGGGTCGCGGTCCCAGGCATGGCCTTGGCCATGCTCGGGGCGCTATGGACGCGTCGGGTTACAGCGCAGCCGCAGGCTTAA
- a CDS encoding DsrE family protein: protein MKPYSLLISHESDATALDIARAMQATHQGLYRLFFFQAGVSQLNTNCYPTAGQSMAEQWSDFFAATQVDALACVTSALARGVLDTTQATKLGRHPTLCAGAALGGLGQLADAYEHSRVVHIK, encoded by the coding sequence ATGAAGCCCTACAGCTTGTTGATTAGCCACGAATCGGACGCCACCGCGCTGGATATCGCCCGCGCCATGCAGGCCACACACCAGGGACTGTACCGGCTGTTCTTTTTCCAAGCCGGCGTCAGCCAGCTGAACACCAATTGCTATCCCACCGCGGGCCAATCGATGGCTGAACAATGGAGCGACTTCTTCGCCGCCACCCAAGTCGATGCTCTGGCCTGTGTCACCAGCGCCCTAGCCCGCGGTGTCTTAGACACCACCCAAGCCACTAAGCTTGGGCGTCACCCAACCCTGTGTGCCGGTGCGGCCTTGGGCGGGCTTGGCCAGCTTGCGGATGCCTACGAACATAGCCGCGTGGTCCATATCAAATGA